A region of Lepeophtheirus salmonis chromosome 13, UVic_Lsal_1.4, whole genome shotgun sequence DNA encodes the following proteins:
- the Dph1 gene encoding 2-(3-amino-3-carboxypropyl)histidine synthase subunit 1, translating into MILYVYLFSDEMVESKDVVVVKANPNRRVIPGVARSRVRIPDVILNDPSIKSDASVLPANYNFEIHKSIWRLREANAKRVALQFPEGLTLYATSISDILEKHASVETVIMADVTYGACCVDDFSAKALGCDFMIHYGHSCLIPIDRTESNSVKLLYVFVDIQMDPLHFLQTLKKHFPATTKLALVSTIQFISTLHHVKSRLIEDGYENILVPQSKPLSPGEILGCTSPNLKEAEALVYLGDGKFHLESAMIANPQIQAYRYDPYDKVFTRESYDHGAMKKLRRSAIEEARSAQKWGVILGTLGRQGNPRVLDYLVKKIQDSKREVFVLLLSEIFPSKLDLMSESVDAWVQIACPRLSIDWGAEFPRPLLNPYEAAAALDSSLWNEDKPYPMDFYAKDSLGPWTPNHDKNNCSNNTCECR; encoded by the exons atgatattatatgtatatctatttaGTGATGAAATGGTGGAGTCGAAGGACGTTGTAGTAGTTAAAGCAAATCCCAACCGAAGAGTGATACCTGGAGTCGCAAGGTCTCGTGTTCGCATCCCTGATGTCATTCTCAATGACCCTTCAATTAAATCAGATGCCTCAGTTCTCCCAGCTAATTATAATTTCgaaattcataaatcaatttGGAGACTACGAGAAGCCAATGCAAAAAGAGTCGCACTTCAATTTCCTGAAGGCTTGACCCTTTATGCTACGTCAATATCAGATATATTGGAAAAACATGCTTCAGTAGAAACTGTGATAATGGCTGATGTTACCTATGGAGCTTGTTGTGTAGATGACTTTTCGGCTAAAGCTTTGGGTTGCGACTTCATGATACACTATGGTCACTCATGTCTTATACCCATTGACCGAACAGAATCCAATTCTGTGAAATTACTCTATGTCTTTGTAGACATTCAAATGGATCCTTTGCACTTTTTACAAAccttgaaaaaacattttccgGCTACAACAAAGCTTGCTCTTGTTTCTACAATTCAGTTTATATCTACTCTTCATCATGTAAAGTCACGATTGATTGAAGAtggatatgaaaatattttagtgcCCCAATCCAAGCCTTTATCTCCTGGAGAGATCCTTGGATGTACATCTCCAAATTTAAAGGAGGCAGAAGCTTTAGTTTATTTAGGTGATGGAAAGTTTCATTTGGAGTCCGCCATGATTGCCAACCCACAAATTCAAGCTTATAG atatgaTCCTTATGATAAAGTATTTACAAGAGAATCCTATGATCATGGTGCAATGAAAAAACTTCGTCGCTCTGCCATTGAAGAGGCACGCTCAGCGCAGAAATGGGGTGTCATTTTAGGAACATTGGGACGTCAAGGAAATCCAAGAGTTCTTGATTatcttgtgaaaaaaatacaagattctAAGCGTGAAGTTTTTGTTCTCCTTTTATCTGAGATATTTCCATCAAAGTTGGATTTAATGAGTGAGTCTGTTGATGCATGGGTTCAAATTGCTTGCCCAAGATTGTCCATTGATTGGGGAGCTGAGTTTCCTCGTCCTTTACTGAATCCTTATGAGGCTGCTGCGGCGTTGGACAGTTCTTTGTGGAATGAAGA
- the Noc3 gene encoding LOW QUALITY PROTEIN: nucleolar complex protein 3 homolog (The sequence of the model RefSeq protein was modified relative to this genomic sequence to represent the inferred CDS: deleted 2 bases in 2 codons) yields MIMKAGTKKKRSSRTISVTKRSNQKKNKLIKKGKLKPNTNSSYNPTERKKKFQRFDPYKADNDRVRQQEAEKRQQVEEEEVRDQLIKELDPEEVDYILKAEETKSLARYEHASRVSVKDLLPIKTKEGILQQTLFIDNDDEEKEEGVATEQDSEKDEEVDEDKAPDNVTVIELLSRRKEILTLKRVTIGSLATNFLECPEERIPILEKLIKMLIEDVDPTVSTTIFCLVSTSIVEIFKDVLPSYKIRQQPEGVKLKKDTLKLQKYESALLICVKNFLVRLENRLKCRDASSVHALDVMGQLLVAHPHFNYSQNMVNVLSGYINSKDHQYREVVFRHFKSVFKGDKRGEISLIIVRKLNAISKTKKKIFKEVIEVMGSLPIKDLNIDKMKDDAIESEKKSQAKKKLLTQMSKREKKNKKKMEKLEKELLESKGEESSNLRYRLYTDVTKLTFAIYFRILKATANGVQSPLLVYVLKGLSKFSHSINIDFFQDLLQVFAALLSKDRKKPLTLLESLHVIKTVFVVLSGQGEFLNIDPVRFYNCLYSKLLEFNIHSEGIETAISSLMDMIIKRKKKVSKNRVFAFVKRIATISTGMGEYATLGFMAFLREAFVAKPELKSMLEMDEYGSGLYSSDVEDPENANATNTVLWELHALRNHYNERVSSIAKNILNFNSSLSSNSSLPRELRKDPLEIMICESKYVPMDILKPKIESNKRRYKNVFKEDEADPSKRVRTERLDRWMNVLYSDEIKI; encoded by the exons atgataatgaaGGCCGGTACTAAGAAGAAGCGATCCTCGCGAACGATATCCGTTACAAAGCGATCCAAtcagaaaaagaataaattaataaagaagggAAAGCTTAAGCCAAATACAAATTCCTCGTATAATCCCACGGagcgaaaaaaaaagttccagcGCTTTGACCCCTATAAAGCTGATAATGATCGTGTCCGTCAACAAGAGGCTGAAAAGAGGCAGCAAGTAGAAGAAGAAGAGGTACGGGATCAGTTGATTAAGGAACTAGATCCTGAAGAGGTTGATTATATTCTGAAAGCAGAAGAAACTAAATCTCTGGCACGCTATGAGCATGCATCCAG AGTATCAGTAAAGGACCTTTTACCCATCAAAACGAAGGAAGGGATACTTCAACAAACCCTTTTTATTGACAATGATGATGAGGAAAAAGAGGAAGGAGTAGCAACAGAGCAAGACTCCGAAAAAGATGAAGAAGTCGATGAGGACAAAGCACCGGATAATGTTACCGTCATTGAACTACTTTCACGGAGAAAAGAGATTCTGACACTAAAACGAGTTACGATCGGAAGCTTGGCCACAAATTTTCTTGAATGTCCAGAAGAACGAATTCCTATTTTAGAGAAGCTGATTAAAATGTTGATTGAGGATGTAGATCCAACTGTGTCCACGACCATATTTTGCCTTGTATCAACCTCCATTGTAGAAATATTTAAGGATGTTCTTCCTAGCTATAAGATACGTCAACAACCTGAGGGTGTCAAGCTGAAGAAAGATACTCTGAAATTACAAAAGTATGAGTCTGCTCTTTTAATATGtgtgaaaaactttttagtaCGTTTGGAAAATCGGCTAAAGTGTCGTGATGCATCTTCAGTTCATGCTCTTGACGTAATGGGTCAATTACTTGTTGCTCATCCCCattttaattattctcaaaatatggTTAATGTCCTCTCTGGATATATAAATTCGAAAGATCACCAGTACAGAGAAGTTGTATTTCGTCATTTCAAGTCTGTTTTTAAGGGCGACAAGCGTGGAGAGATTTCCTTGATCATTGTTCGgaaattaaatgcaatttcgAAAACCAAAAAGAAGATATTCAAAGAAGTGATTGAAGTCATGGGGTCTCTTCCAATAAAAGATTtgaatattgataaaatgaagGATGATGCCATTGAATCTGAGAAAAAAAGCCAAGCGAAG AAGAAACTTCTAACTCAAATGTCTAAAcgggaaaagaaaaataagaaaaagatggaaaaattagaaaaagagcTTTTGGAGTCTAAGGGTGAAGAGTCTTCCAATCTACGCTATAGATTATACACTGACGTTACTAAGCTTACATTTGCCATTTATTTCCGTATACTCAAGGCTACTGCGAATGGAGTTCAATCTCCGCTCTTAGTCTATGTACTTAAGGGACTTAGTAAATTCAGTCATTCAATCAACATCgac ttttttcaagatttgcTCCAAGTTTTTGCTGCCTTACTTTCGAAAGATCGGAAGAAGCCTCTGACACTACTTGAGAGTTTACATGTTATAAAAACTGTGTTCGTTGTACTTTCGGGACAAGGAgaatttcttaatattgatcCTGTTAGATTTTATAATTGTCTTTATTCCAAACTCTTGGAGTTTAATATTCATTCCGAGGGAATTGAAACTGCGATCTCCTCCCTCATGGATATGATAATCAAACGCAAGaaaaaagtatccaaaaatCGCGTCTTTGCTTTTGTTAAACGAATTGCTACGATATCCACGGGAATGGGAGAGTATGCAACCCTGGGATTTATGGCATTTTTACGTGAGGCCTTTGTTGCCAAACCAGAATTAAAGAGTATGTTGGAAATGGATGAATATGGCTCTGGATTATATTCATCTGATGTCGAGGATCCCGAGAATGCAAATGCTACCAATACCGTACTATGGGAATTACACGCATTGAGAAACCATTACAATGAAAGAGTTAGTAGCATCGCTAAGAATATTCTAAATTTCAATTCTTCTTTATCGTCCAACTCTTCCTTACCACGAGAATTGAGAAAGGATCCTCTTGAGATTATGATTTGCGAAAGTAAATATGTGCCAATGGACATTCTCAAGCCTAAAATTGAGTCCAACAAAAGGAGGTACAAGAATGTATTTAAAGAAGATGAGGCAGATCCCTCTAAAAGAGTTAGAACTGAGCGCCTGGATAGGTGGATGAACGTTCTTTATTctgatgaaattaaaatttaa
- the LOC121127882 gene encoding RING-box protein 2-like: protein MDSGLVNGEETSSTSSPSQKLFSLKRWNAVAMWSWDVECDTCAICRVQVMDACLRCQSENNSSSSTASAAAAATNGGTGSKDCVVVWGECNHSFHQCCMSLWIKQNNRCPLCQQEWTVQKLGK, encoded by the coding sequence atggattctgGATTAGTGAACGGAGAAGAGACTTCCTCCACCTCATCCCCTAGTCAAAAACTCTTTAGCCTCAAGAGATGGAATGCTGTGGCTATGTGGTCATGGGATGTGGAGTGCGACACATGCGCCATTTGTCGTGTACAAGTCATGGATGCCTGCCTTCGATGCCAATCCGAGAATAACTCTTCTTCCTCCACGGCCTCCGCTGCAGCGGCTGCTACGAATGGAGGCACTGGAAGTAAAGACTGTGTGGTTGTTTGGGGAGAGTGCAACCACTCCTTCCATCAGTGCTGCATGAGTCTCTGGATTAAACAAAACAATCGATGTCCCCTCTGCCAACAAGAGTGGACGGTTCAAAAGCTGGGGAAATAA
- the LOC121127880 gene encoding zinc finger HIT domain-containing protein 2 — MAQCQFCSVSTPKYSCPRCNALYCSLPCYRSPGHTACSEEFYKESIQEELKSTESNLDTQTQTKRILERIHKLNNMEDQYSSTDSDDDEDIDVRLGNIDLNDTEKIWSVLTKQERMEFEKSIESGDIESYIPTFEPWWIKKLVSSLEDSNIPPIAKDILPLPQSKAISRNVRYTVLNVLYAYVYAMKFVYGDHMDDSLLFITCIIHLSKGLDNEIYSNIDTALESAASRVDPQYSVSRSLTKEAKKDAILIARDFPLEGLSDLRRALSAQIPTIDAAFKKKIKLSIRKVEFLIAYTLAHWDPDFLKI; from the coding sequence ATGGCTCAGTGTCAATTCTGTTCCGTCTCAACTCCGAAGTACTCCTGCCCACGCTGTAACGCTCTCTATTGCTCACTTCCCTGCTATCGGAGTCCAGGGCATACGGCATGTTCCGAAGAGTTTTACAAAGAATCCATACAAGAAGAGCTCAAGTCTACTGAATCAAACCTTGACACTCAGACACAGACTAAAAGAATCCTTGAGAGGATTCACAAATTGAACAATATGGAGGATCAATACTCCTCAACAGACTCCGATGATGACGAGGATATTGATGTGCGACTAGGTAACATCGATTTGAATGATACGGAGAAAATATGGAGTGTGTTAACGAAACAAGAGCGAATGGAGTTTGAAAAATCTATTGAGTCTGGGGACATTGAGTCGTACATTCCAACCTTTGAGCCCTGGTGGATAAAAAAGCTGGTTTCCTCTCTTGAAGATTCTAATATACCTCCCATTGCGAAGGATATTCTTCCTCTTCCTCAGAGCAAAGCCATTTCTCGCAATGTTCGCTACACTGTATTGAATGTTTTATATGCCTATGTCTACGCAATGAAGTTTGTCTATGGAGACCATATGGACGATTCTCTCTTGTTTATAACATGTATAATTCATCTCTCTAAAGGATTAGACAATGAAATCTACAGCAACATTGACACTGCTCTAGAAAGTGCTGCTTCACGTGTAGATCCCCAATATTCCGTCTCTAGAAGTTTGACTAAGGAAGCAAAAAAGGATGCAATACTCATAGCTAGAGACTTTCCTTTGGAAGGGCTTTCAGATTTGCGAAGAGCCTTGAGCGCCCAGATCCCTACAATTGATGCtgcattcaaaaagaaaattaaactcTCTATAAGAAAAGTGGAATTTTTAATTGCTTATACTCTAGCACATTGGGATCCagactttttgaaaatatga